Proteins from a genomic interval of Kiritimatiellia bacterium:
- the def gene encoding peptide deformylase produces MELATYPNPILRAHAAALPAVSKAERRLMLRMLKHMRRWQGIGLAAPQIGRSQQLFVAEVEGNVLMLANPEILEDRGTEEMAEGCLSLPGTMVRVRRSAFVWVRGLNEENRPVEHKIQGLIARVVQHEFDHLHGKLITDYGPALAPDEVLRAGGTT; encoded by the coding sequence ATGGAACTCGCCACATATCCGAATCCAATCCTGCGCGCTCACGCCGCAGCCCTCCCGGCTGTAAGCAAGGCGGAACGCCGCCTGATGCTGCGCATGCTGAAGCATATGCGGCGATGGCAGGGCATCGGTCTTGCGGCCCCGCAGATAGGCCGCTCTCAGCAGCTGTTTGTTGCCGAGGTTGAGGGGAACGTTCTGATGCTTGCCAACCCGGAGATCCTTGAAGACCGCGGCACCGAGGAAATGGCGGAAGGATGCTTGAGCCTTCCCGGAACGATGGTCAGGGTCCGGCGGTCGGCTTTCGTCTGGGTACGCGGGCTCAACGAAGAGAACCGGCCCGTCGAGCACAAGATTCAGGGACTAATAGCACGAGTTGTGCAACACGAATTCGATCATCTGCATGGAAAACTCATCACTGACTACGGCCCCGCTCTGGCCCCGGACGAGGTGTTGAGGGCGGGCGGGACGACATGA
- a CDS encoding radical SAM protein, whose protein sequence is MTPIHKYLFGPVPSRRFGRSLGVDLPPLKTCTLDCVFCQLGHTSHKTMERKEYAPIPEVESELAHWLQDGGKADYITLSGSGEPTLHSGFGTILQFIKKEMPFPSVLLSNGTLFWLPEVRTAACAADIVKLSLSAWDMDSFRRVNRPHEDLSFDRCVEGLRDFRKEFRGNLWLEVFLIEGINSLAEDVKKIARIAESIAPDEIHLNTAVRPPAEQSVSSVDRGTMEELAGLFQPRATIIAGFPTRCGANIEANEDRILDMLRRRPCTALQIQEAFGMHVNEVSKYVGDLVRARRIRPEWRGGEIYFKACDGKGNER, encoded by the coding sequence ATGACCCCAATCCACAAATACCTTTTTGGCCCGGTCCCTTCCCGGCGTTTTGGGCGCTCACTCGGGGTAGACCTCCCCCCGCTCAAGACCTGCACGCTGGACTGCGTTTTCTGCCAACTCGGACACACATCCCACAAGACCATGGAGCGCAAAGAATACGCGCCGATCCCGGAGGTGGAGTCGGAACTCGCCCATTGGCTCCAGGATGGCGGAAAGGCCGACTACATCACGCTGTCAGGCTCGGGCGAGCCGACCCTGCATTCAGGCTTCGGCACGATACTGCAGTTCATCAAGAAGGAGATGCCTTTCCCGTCTGTCCTTCTCTCCAACGGCACGCTGTTCTGGCTACCCGAAGTCCGCACAGCGGCCTGCGCCGCCGACATCGTCAAGCTGTCGCTCAGCGCCTGGGACATGGATTCCTTCCGGCGGGTCAATCGCCCGCATGAGGATCTGAGTTTCGACCGCTGTGTCGAGGGGTTGCGCGACTTCCGCAAGGAGTTCCGAGGGAATCTTTGGCTGGAGGTCTTTCTCATCGAGGGGATCAACTCCCTCGCCGAGGACGTGAAGAAGATCGCCCGGATCGCTGAGTCCATTGCCCCGGATGAAATCCATCTCAACACGGCTGTTCGACCGCCCGCGGAGCAATCCGTGTCATCCGTTGATCGCGGCACCATGGAAGAGCTCGCCGGCCTCTTCCAGCCGCGAGCCACGATCATCGCGGGCTTCCCCACCCGCTGTGGCGCGAACATCGAGGCCAACGAGGACCGCATTCTGGACATGCTTCGCCGACGCCCCTGTACGGCGCTCCAGATCCAGGAGGCCTTCGGCATGCATGTGAACGAGGTCTCGAAATACGTGGGCGACCTGGTGCGGG